DNA from Chitinophaga pendula:
CGGGACGGATCAAAACTAAGTCAGCCGCTCAGTAATAAAAGTGATAAAAAGAAAAAGCTCATTGCTAGTACAGAAGCACCTGCAACTGCTACCCAGATCATAGATCTCGATCAGCTCACAATAGATGAGTTGCTGGGTGAGATCAACAAACGGATGATGGCCAGCCCGGATACAACTTTGAAGCGCGCGTTATCCCGTATAGTAGAGAGGAAAAGCCTGCCTGCGAAGAGACGCGGCTTTACCCAGAAAGCCAAGGTCGGAGGACAGGCCATATTTCTGCGGACGGGGGATTACAATGATGGTACACTAGGTGAGATCTTTATAGATCTTGCAAAAGAAGGTTCTACTTTGCGGAGCCTTATGAACTGTTTTGCTATAGCCGTCTCCGTAGGTTTACAATATGGTGTCCCGTTGGAAGAATTTGTAGACAAATTTGTGTTTACACGTTTTGAACCGGCAGGTATGGTAGACCATCCCAATATTAAGTCCGCTACCTCATTGATCGATTATATCTTCCGTGTATTAGGATATGAATACCTGGGACGCACTGACCTGGTACATATATTGGATACACCGGATGATATGGGAGGAGAGCAAAAGCACGAGGAGCCGGATCAGGGAACTACAGAATTATCCAATGTCAGGATTACAGTGGTGGGTAACAATTTTGTTGCTAAGCCGGTAAAACAGGCTGCTGTGGCAATGTCCGGTAGTCACGAAAGCAATACCCAGGATTATATGCGTAGCATGCAAAGCGATGCGCCTGCCTGTAATACCTGTGGACATATCACCGTACGGTCGGGCACTTGCTACAAATGTCTCAACTGTGGTAATAGTATGGGATGTAGTTGATGAAGTGGCAAAAAATATGGGAAAATGGGAGCTGTCATTTGTAAACAGCTCCCATTTTTCGTTTAACATTTCCCTGAAAGTCGGCTACCACAGAGGAGTTCATTGTTAATGATTTGTTATTGTGCCCTTAAAATTTCAAAGAAAAATAACACGCCCTTATCTTTGTATTCAAATAGGGTTTTCATAGGATAGTAACAAATTGAGGGCGCTTTTCTAGGCGCCCTTACTATTTCTCTAAACCATACAAGTACGCCTGTTTTACTACTCACACCGGTTGACTTATTGTCAGAGCAACACTTCTTCTATAACTACTGCCTTTTCCACACGACGACTATATAAAAATTAGCATTAAAATACTCGCTAGATAAGTTGATAGTTTTGTGATATTTTTTGCTTACAAAGATCGCTGCCCGTGTATGTATCTAGCGGATATGCTGTCCGCCTTATAGTAGTACCTCTCTCCTATCGCTGCTAAATGCCCGTTTCACAGCTCTTATCCAATAAATAATTTTCTTAATGATATATTTTTATTATATTTGTTATTGTATTAATTTTATTATGGTTACTGTCCTATGAAAAACCAAATATTCCTACACGCGTGATTCATCATGCACGTAAATGACTCTCGAAAGCAATGGTTCGTCCATTGCTTTTGTTTTTTAGGCTATAATTCAATTAAGTCCTTGAAAAAGAAGCGGGTATCCCAGTTTAGGGTTTCTTCTTCCTGGTAACAATTGTCATCTTTGGGAGCGGGGGTGTAGGTACGTTCAACAGTTTCTCCCAACTGAAAGGGTACGGGTTGCCGAAATAACGGGCCATCAAAGACAAAGGAGTGGAATTCTCCGTTTTCGCCACAAGGATCTACTCCGGGAGGAAGGTCGCGTAGAAAGGTCTCGTCAATAACCCGGCCGGCAAAGCTGGCGTCCAGGTGTTTGGCATTCACGCAGACAATTATTGCCTTGAAGCCATCAGCTACGAACCTTTTCACTAATTCCGTGGTGTTCTGTTGCCATAAAGGGAAAATACCCTGCATACCTATCTTGGCCAATTGCGTTTCCCGGTATCGTTTCAAGTCCTCCAGAAAAATATCCCCGAATACGGCGTGTTGCATCCCTTGGGCTGATAGTTCGGCCAAGTGACACTGCATGAGTTCGTCGTAAGCCTCCATACCGGCATGTTCTTCCAGCCAGGCCTTTTTAAGTGGGATTCCTATTTGCTCTGCCTGCCTGTCGAGCAAAGCTGCCCGGACACCATGCATGGAAATACGTTGATGTGTGGCATTCAATACTGTAAACAGGCAGCCAATGTCATATTGCCGGGACTGCTGTAGCTGCCAGAGGGCGTAGCAGGCATCTTTACCACTACTCCAATTAATAAAAGCTGATTGCATACTTCAGAAATTAAAAAAACAAATAAAGAACAAAAAAAGAACTCAGTAGCATCATCTTTCCTTGTTAATACATGTGAATTAGTTTAATGTATGTCCTGGCGCCCGGGGTCATTAGGATTTATAATTTTCATTTAGTATTTTTAATGCCTAATATTTGCCTCATATGAAAAAGCTGTTGTTATTGTTGTTGGTTCTTACAGCCGCAGCCGCATCAGCATACGCCAGCAAATGGGAGGAAAAAAAGAACGGGGAAAAAGACAAGGACAAGAATCAGAACCAGCATCCCAAACCGGGTAAAGTAGAGGAATACGTCTGGATGTTACCTCGAGAGACCCAACGGGTTGATGAACAGGAACTTGAAAATGCTATTGTAGATCTCTATAAGTGGTATCTGCAAAACGAGAACAAGATCAATAGTAATGAATTCCTGAAGAATAGTGGTAAAGAAATAGTGTTTCCTTTTAAGGTGGAAGCCAAGACTTTACAGCAGTATTTTCAGTTCATCAAGAAGAATTTCCCGGGCTTAAGTGAGTTAGATCTGGAGAATTGCAAGCGCGTATTATCCACAAATAAGAAATATGCTCCCGTCACCACAAGAGATGACGCAGAAAGCACATTATCTATTTCCAACAGATAATTAAACTGTCCGCTGGGCCTGCATGCATTTAGAGTTTAGCTATAACAAGGAGGATGTTGTGAATGCACTACGCTATCATTTCCTGAATAGAGGGGAAGTGAAAGTATTCCGTAACACCCTTATTATACTGCTGATCGCTACCCTGGCAGGGCATCTCTTCCGGGTAGTCACTATGGGGGCACTAATTGGCATCGTTGCCATGATATTCGTCATTGCCTGGGTCTTCTGGTACTTATTGCCTATCTCCACTTATAACAAAGCCACTACTTTCAAAGATAATATCCACCTGGTCTTCTCTGATGAGGGCATGTCCATTTCCACCCGTATCCGCGAACATCAGCGTCAGATACCCTGGACCAGTTTTAGCCAGGTTGTAGAAACAAGGCTCTTCTTTTACCTCTACAGGGATAAAAAGTCATTCTTCCTAATTCCGGTCAGTGCTTTTGAGACAGAACATGCCAAACAGCATTTTACTGAGTTAGTGAAGGAGAAGATCGGTTAACCCAAGCCTCTCCCCTTTTACCGTTACTTTAAAAATTATGGAAGACTGCGAAATGCAGGATGTGATTCATGGTCTGGCTGCCGGCGGCGGTCTGGAGGAATTGATTCATGTAGCCGATTTCCAGTTTTAGCGCGGCATTCAGTAAATAGCCCGGTGTGAGCAGCAGACGGTTCTGGTCAATGAATTTGTCGTTGATCTGGTTGTTCCACAGGTTCAGGAATATTTCGTTCTGTAGGGCGACGTAAAATTTGGTGGATTGGGTGTGTTTTTGAACGGGAATGATGGTGCGGTGGAAGTACCGTACCCGGTTGCCGTATTGCCAATCTCTTTCGGTAGGGGCACCTGGTCTGCTGGTTTGTTGGGCGACCCAGCGTTGTTCCAGCCGGAAACGGTGACTCATAGATGCTTTACCGGCAGGATGCTGATATATGTATTGCTGAAAGATCCGGTGTTCGGGCAGGTATACATCTGGTACATCTGCATAAGTAGTGACGTAGGCATATCCCAGTAAGAAACTATTCCTTTTGTTGGCGGCGTACTGGAGCCCTCCCCGTGTGAGGATCTGGCCTTTATCGGTAAAGCCATCCCTGATACGTACTTGTACATCAAAGGGGATAGACCAGCGATCGCTGAGTTTGAAATTGCCAAAATAGGTATACCAGTGCTGATATTTCTGCTGTAGCTTTTGTTGTGCGCGTATCGGCAAGCCGATCAGGCATATGATCATCAATGACAATAGGAACTTTCTTATCATCTTTTCTCCTTTTTTAGTCCGCGGTTAATAGTCTTCAGGTGGCATTTTAACGAAAGACTTCGTTAAGACGGTGAAAATAGTGAAAAAGGAGCTGAATTGCTAAAATATGAGGGTGGGTCTATGGTAGATGAAGTCCACTATAGGGGACGTAAAACGGCCTATAGTGGACAAGACAAATATCGGGAGTGTTTGAATTGTACTAAAGGTGTACGGAGATGTGGACATGCCCGCGGGGGCCGTAATAAGGCCTGTAATATTGTGGATAATAGTAGGGCCGGTAGTAATAGGCCGGTCCGTAGTATGCACGATAGACGGGACGGCAGCGCCCATGGAAATAGTAACCTGCTGGTGTGACCATCGAGGTAGCTATACTAGTTGTGCTGGTGTTGCTGTAACTCCTGGAGGAGGCGAAGGTGCTGGAAACTGAAAGTATGCATAATAAGCTGACCGTCACTATCAGGATACGAGTGCTGTTTTTCATATGCATTCATTTTGTGATTATTGGACAGTTTTACGGGAAAAAGGTTTAATAGCAA
Protein-coding regions in this window:
- a CDS encoding DUF2490 domain-containing protein, which gives rise to MIRKFLLSLMIICLIGLPIRAQQKLQQKYQHWYTYFGNFKLSDRWSIPFDVQVRIRDGFTDKGQILTRGGLQYAANKRNSFLLGYAYVTTYADVPDVYLPEHRIFQQYIYQHPAGKASMSHRFRLEQRWVAQQTSRPGAPTERDWQYGNRVRYFHRTIIPVQKHTQSTKFYVALQNEIFLNLWNNQINDKFIDQNRLLLTPGYLLNAALKLEIGYMNQFLQTAAGSQTMNHILHFAVFHNF
- a CDS encoding YcxB family protein — its product is MHLEFSYNKEDVVNALRYHFLNRGEVKVFRNTLIILLIATLAGHLFRVVTMGALIGIVAMIFVIAWVFWYLLPISTYNKATTFKDNIHLVFSDEGMSISTRIREHQRQIPWTSFSQVVETRLFFYLYRDKKSFFLIPVSAFETEHAKQHFTELVKEKIG
- a CDS encoding diphthine--ammonia ligase — protein: MQSAFINWSSGKDACYALWQLQQSRQYDIGCLFTVLNATHQRISMHGVRAALLDRQAEQIGIPLKKAWLEEHAGMEAYDELMQCHLAELSAQGMQHAVFGDIFLEDLKRYRETQLAKIGMQGIFPLWQQNTTELVKRFVADGFKAIIVCVNAKHLDASFAGRVIDETFLRDLPPGVDPCGENGEFHSFVFDGPLFRQPVPFQLGETVERTYTPAPKDDNCYQEEETLNWDTRFFFKDLIEL